One Pectinophora gossypiella chromosome 25, ilPecGoss1.1, whole genome shotgun sequence DNA window includes the following coding sequences:
- the LOC126378176 gene encoding uncharacterized protein LOC126378176: MLPVLLLLIISAAAAENCTYRYGINSYSRKSLLTIKGLPTNLVYEPNSGDLLFTLIDLESLQNDDEQTRMDQYILRNGAPIKIDNVNGQAAAVDLKSGRVYIASDDGLNILNGTDRANFLSLKDEDIVQLFKPAHKDEIYLVIFPENEVYVFNVDKNEKKKIEHVPCAFILAVDSKDNIYYECDSKYVKVLLKDFHEPIEFAGIGKNTARAITVDPAGNVILAANDGLYLLRPDNLIPKKLMNLDFVPSGIAFGNSNMFLSTHGIIYEYSWCK, translated from the coding sequence ATGTTGCCAGTCCTACTCCTACTTATTATATCAGCTGCCGCTGCTGAAAACTGCACCTACAGATACGGCATCAACTCGTACTCCAGAAAATCACTGCTGACCATCAAAGGTCTCCCGACCAACCTAGTCTATGAGCCCAATAGCGGCGACCTGCTATTCACTTTAATAGACCTGGAATCCTTACAAAATGATGACGAACAAACCCGAATGGACCAATACATACTTCGAAATGGAGCACCGATCAAAATCGACAATGTCAACGGACAAGCCGCAGCCGTTGACTTAAAATCTGGAAGAGTCTACATAGCCAGTGATGATGGACTAAATATACTTAATGGAACAGACAGAGCTAACTTCCTAAGTCTTAAAGACGAAGATATCGTACAGCTGTTTAAACCAGCTCATAAGGATGAAATCTACTTAGTCATATTCCCTGAAAACGAAGTTTACGTCTTCAATGTAGACAAGAACGAAAAAAAGAAGATTGAACATGTTCCTTGTGCATTCATTTTAGCAGTAGATTCAaaggataatatttattacgaATGTGATTCTAAGTATGTTAAGGTTTTGCTTAAAGATTTTCATGAGCCTATTGAGTTTGCAGGAATAGGAAAGAATACAGCTCGGGCCATAACAGTGGATCCAGCTGGTAATGTTATTTTAGCTGCAAATGATGGACTGTACCTTCTAAGGCCTGATAATCTAATTCCTAAGAAATTGATGAACTTAGATTTCGTCCCATCAGGCATTGCATTTGGTAACAGTAACATGTTCTTGTCTACACATGGAATAATTTATGAATACAGTTGGTGTAAATAA
- the LOC126377989 gene encoding uncharacterized protein LOC126377989, which translates to MWHLFTLAVLLPISLSRNFKRNDEITSSSIFKVEQIVFSSNFNITRIYVPVDGKYVHSNDIPSIFFTVSDPKLDGGSCVYVLEGFAAYEILEGGRDTTAGYGVDRSVYIGAKDGMYRYDPDTLSAKRYGIFKDNIMLIQKANGTEAFYILTNENKLFKLENNGTVKTRIVPVDCAKDFVVDTSNNIYYIPCTDHLPKIVQANGTVLAINVFEDLRDIKLLRPAFVMEDCIPFFGDGWLYLLYSNGTGHRKDFAIKERPSAYSVDAALYLVAALNGKIYEFNVMEVLLKSMFGMINEWPRDVSKMVLSMMETAKETVYSYYV; encoded by the coding sequence atgtGGCATCTGTTCACACTGGCTGTACTCCTGCCGATATCATTGTCAAGAAACTTTAAGCGCAACGACGAGATTACTTCATCATCCATTTTCAAAGTAGAACAGATAGTATTCTCATCCAATTTTAACATTACCAGGATCTATGTACCCGTCGATGGTAAATACGTCCATTCCAATGACATACCATCGATATTCTTTACCGTATCTGATCCCAAACTTGATGGTGGAAGCTGTGTTTATGTATTAGAAGGCTTTGCTGCTTACGAAATCCTAGAAGGTGGTAGAGACACCACTGCAGGCTACGGTGTAGACAGATCCGTATACATAGGAGCTAAAGACGGCATGTACAGATACGACCCCGACACGCTATCAGCCAAAAGATACGGAATTTTCAAGGACAATATCATGCTAATACAAAAAGCGAATGGCACTGAAGcattctacattttaacaaacgaAAATAAACTGTTTAAACTAGAAAATAATGGAACAGTTAAAACCAGGATCGTACCTGTAGATTGCGCTAAGGATTTCGTCGTGGATACTTCAAATAATATATACTACATACCTTGTACAGATCATTTACCAAAAATAGTTCAAGCTAATGGTACAGTGTTAGCAATAAATGTCTTTGAAGATTTGAGAGATATCAAACTGCTGAGGCCTGCTTTTGTAATGGAAGACTGCATACCATTTTTTGGTGATGGATGGTTATACTTGTTATATTCTAATGGCACAGGGCATAGAAAAGATTTTGCAATTAAAGAAAGGCCTTCGGCATATAGCGTTGATGCAGCTTTATACCTTGTAGCAGCACTGAatggaaaaatatatgaatttaatgTCATGGAAGTGCTGTTAAAGTCAATGTTTGGAATGATAAACGAATGGCCGAGAGATGTCAGCAAAATGGTTTTGTCAATGATGGAAACAGCTAAAGAAACAGTCTATAGTTATTATGTTTAA
- the LOC126378154 gene encoding uncharacterized protein LOC126378154 → MKSMVFLGLLLLGLASTAPTSNDDEHLVITQEFFPDEFKYYEGKNDIVKIVVPLNNLNFEDDSSEYSNNNNSTDTFLFFVEIDDKGDKTLYVRKHDVTSKLLENGRDAVSPPDDSQLAYFAAKDGLYSYNYQSNKAEKYGAVEDDLIGIEMGNISQGIYVLTADKHVYKVTEDGTKKVKIDDIKNPEQIVLDFSNNLFYVDSEKKIYVANEGGVKKIEGLPANPTTVTLIRPPFVVEEGIPVIVDKQSYLIYPNGTSEYTDIDINVDITAYSMEAALVQYYAYDKKIYEYNVLTILLGDLLEELKKYLDDKKNEIQSIATRSRSEFLNKV, encoded by the coding sequence ATGAAGTCCATGGTATTCTTGGGTTTGCTGCTTTTGGGACTAGCTTCCACCGCTCCCACCTCTAATGACGATGAGCATCTAGTCATCACCCAAGAATTCTTCCCAGATGAATTCAAATACTATGAAGGGAAAAACGACATCGTCAAAATCGTCGTGCCCCTGAACAATCTTAACTTTGAAGACGATAGTTCTgaatatagtaataataataatagtactgACACTTTCCTCTTCTTTGTCGAAATTGACGATAAAGGAGATAAAACTCTCTATGTAAGGAAACATGATGTGACTTCAAAACTGCTGGAAAATGGAAGAGATGCTGTGTCACCTCCTGACGACTCTCAGCTAGCCTATTTCGCTGCTAAAGATGGTCTATACTCTTACAATTATCAGTCAAACAAAGCTGAAAAATACGGCGCCGTTGAAGACGATCTCATCGGAATCGAAATGGGCAACATCTCTCAAGGAATCTACGTCTTAACTGCCGATAAACACGTCTACAAAGTCACTGAGGATGGCACCAAAAAAGTCAAAATCGATGACATTAAAAACCCTGAGCAAATCGTATTGGACTTCTCTAATAATCTGTTTTACGTCGACAGCGAGAAGAAAATCTACGTTGCCAATGAGGGTGGAGTGAAAAAAATTGAAGGGTTGCCAGCGAACCCTACTACAGTTACACTTATCAGACCTCCTTTCGTTGTTGAGGAGGGTATTCCTGTTATTGTTGACAAGCAATCGTACCTTATCTATCCCAATGGCACATCTGAATATACAGATATTGACATTAACGTTGATATCACCGCATATTCCATGGAAGCTGCTTTGGTGCAGTATTACGCTTATGATAAGAAGATCTATGAATACAATGTGCTGACCATTCTTCTTGGTGATCTCCTAGAAGAACTGAAGAAATACTTAGAcgacaaaaaaaatgaaattcagAGCATCGCCACTCGGTCAAGGAGCGAATTTCTCAACaaagtttaa
- the LOC126378171 gene encoding GTP cyclohydrolase 1 isoform X1 — translation MAAVNGKDLNSEQPAVPPSSLIRRVSSRSIRNSISEEKENGESAGKSFVSKYKKTPEALKNFHLNDAESELEVPGTPMTPRTSTTPGHENCTFHHDLELDHRPPTREALLPDMANSYRLLLTGLGEDPERQGLLKTPERAAKAMLFFTKGYDQSLEEVLNNAIFDEDTDEMVVVKDIEMFSMCEHHLVPFYGKVSIGYLPQGKILGLSKLARIVEIFSRRLQVQERLTKQIAIAVTQAVRPAGVAVVIEGVHMCMVMRGVQKINSKTVTSTMLGVFRDDPKTREEFLNLVHSK, via the exons ATGGCCGCGGTCAATGGAAAggatttgaattcagaacagcCCGCCGTCCCGCCGTCTTCTCTCATTCGTCGAGTGAGTTCACGTTCGATTCGCAATTCAATTTCggaggaaaaagaaaatggcgAAAGCGCGGGAAAGTCTTTCGTGAGCAAATATAAGAAAACTCCTGAAGCTTTGAAGAATTTCCACTTGAACGATGCTGAGAGTGAACTAGAGGTTCCTGGCACACCAATGACACCTAGGACATCCACCACACCTG GCCATGAGAACTGCACATTCCACCATGATCTGGAGCTCGACCACCGGCCGCCCACCAGAGAGGCTCTCCTGCCCGACATGGCCAACTCCTACAGATTGCTGCTTACAG GGCTGGGCGAAGACCCAGAGAGACAGGGTCTCCTGAAGACTCCGGAGCGCGCCGCTAAAGCTATGCTCTTCTTCACCAAGGGCTATGACCAGAGCCTTGAAG AGGTGCTAAACAACGCTATATTCGACGAAGATACTGATGAGATGGTGGTGGTGAAGGATATTGAAATGTTCTCCATGTGTGAGCATCACTTGGTGCCATTCTATGGGAAAGTCTCCATCGGATACCTGCCTCAAGGAAAGATCCTTGGGCTTAGCAAGTTGGCCAG AATCGTGGAGATCTTCTCCAGGCGACTGCAGGTGCAGGAGAGGCTGACGAAGCAGATCGCCATCGCCGTCACCCAGGCCGTacgccccgccggcgtggctgTCGTTATTGAGGGAGT ACACATGTGCATGGTGATGCGAGGAGTCCAGAAGATCAACAGCAAGACAGTCACATCCACCATGCTTGGAGTTTTCCGCGATGACCCGAAGACACGAGAGGAATTCCTCAACCTCGTACATTCCAAGTGA